One window of the Colletotrichum destructivum chromosome 4, complete sequence genome contains the following:
- a CDS encoding Putative major facilitator superfamily, MFS transporter superfamily — protein sequence MTTIVTAKPATESSSDSDSVVKSVPNETVIPVAPLGKPRPERKFWFQKRQHYDPSAIATLPSVYDDPSIASKYKPRDNWYASFWSHEAKVTGDMNAKLCRENIHRFNPSARWTWAEEDDVIRRTDWRIMIWACALTDNFLNDLGLSTNDYNLGNTLFSLSFLCAELPSQLVSKWAGPDRWIPTQLVLWSLVAACQFKLNGLASFLICRCLLGFLQGGFIPDIILYLSYFYKHAEMTIRLGFFWMAMTFADILCALFAYGILHMRGVHGHEGWRWLFLIEGLLTMAIGFLSFLFMPAGPTQTASWFREIMVNRIIRDDASKGSMHNRERITLRLLWKSVCDYDLWPIYLIGFTFLVPSTTPRQYLTLSLRGLGFNTFHTNLLVIPSQALSTLSMMLLLWIAERTKQLLAWSAFSQIWMLPFLIWLRVVDTTKASKWTVWIVMTLMLTKPQPHPIQVNLASRNSNAVRSRTVSAALYNMCVQVGGIIGSNIYRADDAPGYRRGNSVLLGIVAWNLCIYAGARGYYIWRNRVRDQKWDAFRADEKVAYLDQNEDGGSKRLDFRFAY from the exons ATGACTACCATAGTCACTGCCAAGCCTGCAACTGAGTCGTCGTCAGACTCGGACTCCGTCGTCAAGAGTGTCCCCAACGAGACCGTTATCCCGGTTGCGCCGTTGGGCAAGCCTCGTCCCGAGAGAAAGTTCTGGTTTCAGAAGAGACAGCACTATGACCCTTCGGCAATTGCTACCTTG CCGAGCGTATATGACGACCCTTCAATAGCATCAAAGTATAAGCCTCGAGACAATTGGTACGCATCGTTTTGGTCTCATGAAGCGAAGGTAACCGGAGACATGAACGCTAAACTTTGTAGGGAAAACATCCATCGCTTCAATCCCTCGGCTCGCTGGACCTGGGCTGAGGAAGACGATGTTATCCGCAGAACAGACTGGCGAATCATGATATGGGCTTGC GCATTGACCGACAACTTTTTAAATGATCTAGGCCTCAGTACCAATG ACTACAACTTGGGAAACACCCTCTTCTCGTTGTCTTTCCTCTGCGCAGAGCTGCCCTCACAGCTCGTGTCCAAGTGGGCGGGACCGGACCGTTGGATACCAACCCAACTCGTCCTGTGGTCTCTGGTGGCGGCCTGCCAGTTCAAGCTCAACGGTCTGGCTTCGTTCCTGATATGCCGTTGCCTGCTCGGTTTTCTGCAAGGAGGTTTCATCCCCGAT ATCATCTTGTATCTCTCCTACTTCTACAAACATGCCGAGATGACGATCAGGCTGGGGTTCTTCTGGATGGCCATGACCTTTGCGGACATCCTGTGCGCCCTTTTCGCCTACGGTATCCTCCATATGCGAGGAGTGCATGGCCACGAGGGCTGGCGTTGGTTGTTCCTTATTGAA GGACTACTTACTATGGCCATCGGTTTTCTGTCATTCCTCTTTATGCCCGCCGGCCCCACACAGACGGCAAGCTGGTTCAGGG AGATCATGGTCAATCGTATTATTCGAGATGATGCCAGCAAGGGTTCCATGCATAACCGAGAGAGGATTACACTCCGGCTGCTCTGGAAGAGCGTGTGCGACTATGACCTGTG GCCCATTTACCTGATTGGATTCACTTTCCTTGTTCCCTCCACCACGCCCAGACAGTACCTCACTCTCTCGCTCCGAGGGCTCGGCTTCAACACCTTCCACACTAACCTGCTGGTCATTCCGTCCCAAGCGCTCTCAA CGCTCTCCatgatgctgttgctgtggATCGCCGAGAGAACCAAGCAGCTTCTGGCGTGGTCGGCCTTTTCGCAGATATGGATGCTCCCGTTCCTCATCTGGCTGAGAGTCGTCGACACCACCAAGGCGTCGAAGTGGACTGTCTGGATTGTCATGACACTGATGCTGACGAAGCCGCAGC CGCACCCCATCCAAGTCAACCTCGCCTCGCGCAACTCCAACGCTGTCCGCTCCCGCACGGTATCCGCCGCCCTCTACAACATGTGCGTCCAGGTgggcggcatcatcggctcCAACATCTACagggccgacgacgcccccGGCTACCGCCGAGGCAACAGTGTTCTCCTGGGGATCGTCGCCTGGAACCTGTGCATCTACGCCGGCGCCCGCGGTTATTACATCTGGCGGAACAGGGTCCGGGACCAAAAGTGGGACGCGTTCCGGGCGGACGAGAAGGTGGCGTACCTGGACCAGAACGAGGATGGCGGGAGCAAGCGTTTGGACTTCCGCTTCGCCTACTAA
- a CDS encoding Putative carotenoid oxygenase encodes MAPGRSDNEAPDLAASADASSNYGLTTKWPEAYDLAGSNMPCRLEGEIGDLVVMGEIPKEIDGTFYRVMTDPFVPPHPDNVPLDGDGNISAFRIKDGRVDMKMRYVETERYKLERKANKALFGLYRNPYTHHPCVRAAVDSTANTNVLLWADRFLALKEGALPYSVDPQTLDTIAYDPFGQVKAKTFTAHPKIDPYTNELVVFGYEATGLASLDIVIYALDSQGVKHDEQWIKSPWCAPIHDCAITPNWIILVLWPFEASVERMKKGGHHWAWDYDLPATFIVVPRRSTTKLPPGWQPGESRVYSWKNCMLVHTGGAWESEDGGTLFIETTRVHDNGFPFFPTNDGRYPPQDPKSDYVRWTLDLSRPTNSKVPDPETVLDIPAEFPRLDERFLSKPYTYVWINVFLHEHQSGEGHTIVNGLNGLAMHNTETKETRYFRAGAESFCQEPVFIPRGDDAPEGDGWVMSMVERRGANRNEIVVLDTRRFERPIAVIQLPFHVKAQVHGNWVDQRRLKTWKKLARDVEVGPISGQGALEPL; translated from the coding sequence aTGGCCCCCGGTCGTTCCGACAATGAGGCCCCCGACctcgcggcctcggccgatGCCTCGTCCAACTATGGGCTGACCACGAAATGGCCGGAAGCATACGATCTTGCCGGATCCAACATGCCATGTCGTCTTGAAGGAGAGATTGGCGACCTTGTCGTCATGGGCGAGATCCCGAAGGAGATCGACGGGACCTTTTACAGAGTCATGACGGATCCCTTCGTGCCGCCACATCCCGACAACGtccccctcgacggcgacggcaacatCTCGGCATTCCGCATCAAAGACGGGAGAGTCGACATGAAGATGCGCTACGTCGAGACGGAGCGCTACAAGCTGGAACGCAAGGCCAACAAGGCGCTGTTCGGGCTCTACCGCAACCCGTACACGCACCACCCCtgcgtccgcgccgccgtggacTCAACCGCCAATACCAACGTCTTGCTCTGGGCAGACCGTTTCCTTGCGCTCAAGGAGGGGGCGCTGCCCTACTCCGTCGACCCTCAGACCTTGGACACCATCGCGTACGACCCGTTCGGGCAAGTCAAGGCCAAGACGTTTACGGCGCATCCCAAAATCGACCCCTACACCAATGAGTTGGTCGTCTTCGGGTACGAGGCCACAGGGCTTGCGTCACTCGACATCGTCATATACGCGCTGGACAGCCAAGGCGTCAAGCACGACGAGCAGTGGATCAAGTCACCGTGGTGCGCGCCGATACACGACTGCGCCATCACGCCCAACTGGATCATCCTGGTGCTGTGGCCGTTTGAGGCCAGCGTCGAGAGGATGAAAAAAGGCGGCCATCATTGGGCCTGGGACTACGACCTCCCCGCAACCTTTATTGTCGTCCCTCGCCGAAGCACAACCAAGCTGCCGCCCGGTTGGCAGCCGGGCGAGAGTCGGGTGTACTCGTGGAAGAACTGCATGCTCGTTCATACGGGCGGTGCGTGGGAGAGCGAGGATGGCGGAACGCTCTTCATCGAGACGACGCGGGTTCACGACAACGGGTTCCCATTCTTCCCCACGAACGATGGGAGGTACCCGCCGCAAGACCCCAAGTCGGATTATGTCCGGTGGACGCTCGACCTGTCCCGGCCGACGAACAGCAAAGTGCCCGACCCGGAGACCGTACTGGATATACCAGCAGAGTTCCCCCGATTAGACGAGAGGTTCCTCTCCAAGCCATACACCTACGTCTGGATCAACGTCTTCCTTCACGAGCACCagagcggcgagggccaCACCATCGTGAACGGCCTCAACGGCCTCGCGATGCACAACACGGAGACCAAAGAGACGCGGTACTTCCGCGCGGGCGCCGAATCCTTCTGCCAGGAGCCCGTATTCATCCCGaggggcgacgacgcgccGGAGGGGGACGGGTGGGTGATGTCCATGGTGGAGCGGCGGGGGGCGAACAGGAACGAGATCGTCGTGCTGGACACCAGGCGGTTCGAGAGGCCGATCGCCGTCATCCAGCTGCCGTTCCACGTCAAGGCGCAGGTTCATGGGAACTGGGTCGACCAACGGAGGTTGAAGACGtggaagaagctggccagGGACGTGGAGGTCGGGCCTATCAGTGGCCAAGGGGCTTTGGAGCCGTTGTGA
- a CDS encoding Putative major facilitator superfamily, MFS transporter superfamily, which yields MGETASVSSSATPQPAAREEPVNYGPPEEGIFKHISKFIPYFRDARNVLVFKLDVMLLAWMFLAGIMKEMDQSATTQAYVSGMRESLNLYGNELVEFNTFFSIGYALGLVPGQLIQTRFRPSIFLPLCEMSWGLLVLFTYKAPNAQTIFGLRFFLGLFSSAFWPSVVALIFNWYTPAELAVRVACFTVCDVAGAMFLGALQAALFRDMNGVHGYAGWQWLFLIAGAVTVGQGLIAFVTVPDSPSNTRALYLTENEKRLARERMGDSGVTTSKRIPARLLRAKIRKLLVHPVTYFFLFSFAFSAWAHRANSYFVLYLESIKDAAGNRVYDTYHVNILPLGGYALQIVTNVGLNWLSDWKHWRWQISVFSAAAHGICLAVLCGWPSDHKVILAFYFLTYATNAGSPSLMAWMAEILRKEPEARSIIVAMTVTTVYVGHATIPLGAFRVADAPRYPIGFPLTTSFTVATILVQLGMLWWHRRHPEIAEYGYEKPSNAHRSDEENPKLGDNETVVSGPDSKAAQITDSREL from the exons ATGGGTGAGACCGCAtcggtgtcgtcgtcggcgacgcctcAGCCGGCCGCCCGGGAAGAGCCCGTCAACTACGGACCTCCCGAAGAGGGCATCTTCAAACACATCTCCAAGTTCATCCCGTACTTCCGCGACGCCCGCAATGTGCTCGTGTTCAAGCTGGACGTCATGCTGCTCGCGTGGATGTTCCTCGCCGGTATCATGAAGGAGATGGACCAGTCCGCCACGACGCAGGCCTACGTCTCGGGCATGAGGGAGTCGCTCAACCTCTACGGCAACGAGCTGGTCGAGTTCAAcaccttcttctccatcggcTACGCCCTCGGTCTGGTCCCTGGCCAGTTGATCCAGACGCGGTTCCGGCCGTCGATATTCCTCCCCCTCTGCGAGATGAGCTGGGGACTGTTGGTTCTCTT CACATACAAAGCACCCAATGCCCAGACCATCTTCGGCCtccgcttcttcctcggcctcttctcctccgccttctggcccagcgtcgtcgccctcatctTCAACTGGTACACGccggccgagctcgccgtccGTGTCGCCTGCTTCACCGTCtgcgacgtcgccggcgccatgttcctcggcgccctgcaGGCCGCCCTGTTCCGCGACATGAACGGCGTCCACGGCTACGCCGGATGGCAGTGGCTTTTCTTgatcgccggcgccgtcaccgtcggccAGGGCCTCATCGCCTTCGTCACCGTGCCGGACTCGCCCTCCAACACGCGCGCCCTCTACCTCACCGAGAACGAGAAGCGCCTCGCCCGCGAGCGCATGGGCGATTCCGGCGTCACCACCTCCAAGCGCATCCCAGCCAGGCTCCTCCGCGCCAAGATCCGcaagctcctcgtccacccCGTCACctacttcttcctcttctccttcgccttcaGCGCCTGGGCCCACCGCGCCAACTCATACTTCGTCCTGTACCTCGAGAGCatcaaggacgccgccggcaaccgCGTCTACGACACGTACCACGTCAACATCCTGCCCCTGGGCGGCTACGCCCTGCAGATCGTCACCAACGTCGGCCTCAACTGGCTGTCCGACTGGAAGCACTGGCGCTGGCAGATCAgcgtcttctccgccgccgcccacggcATCTGCCTCGCCGTGCTGTGCGGCTGGCCGTCCGACCACAAGgtcatcctcgccttctACTTCCTCACGTACGCGACCAACGCCGGTAGCCCCTCTCTCATGGcgtggatggccgagatccTCCGCAAGGAGCCCGAGGCCCGTTCCATCATCGTCGCGATGACCGTGACCACCGTCTACGTCGGTCACGCCACGATCCCCCTTGGGGCGTTCCGGGTTGCCGACGCGCCCAGATATCCCATCGGGTTCCCGCTCACGACCTCCTTCACTGTCGCTACCATCTTGGTCCAGCTTGGCATGTTGTGGTGGCATAGACGGCACCCTGAGATTGCCGAGTACGGATATGAAAAGCCCTCCAACGCTCACCGGTCGGACGAAGAGAACCCCAAGCTGGGCGACAATGAGACAGTAGTCAGCGGGCCTGActcgaaggcggcccagATTACAGACTCGAGGGAGCTGTAG